A genomic stretch from Malus domestica chromosome 15, GDT2T_hap1 includes:
- the LOC103442504 gene encoding protein GLUTAMINE DUMPER 1-like, translated as MRTVIAFSTAIPVTESPLESSLPPTPTPTAMGQQQQQRSPWHSPVPYLVGGLAGMLGLVAFALLILACSYRKLSSRLEDREGGEGDLESGGGGDEKGDGSNKSVKVFEEKILVIMAGNENPTFLATPVSVCSKAASFGVADDYADEQGMSKEVKKEESSEKVKEEMGSHDPEEPENIRNQDDEAETQPRRLQEEQVQHENQRA; from the coding sequence atgagaACCGTAATTGCCTTCTCTACTGCAATTCCGGTAACAGAATCTCCACTGGAATCATCGCTGCCGCCAACTCCAACACCAACAGCCATggggcagcagcagcagcagcgcTCGCCGTGGCACTCTCCGGTTCCCTACCTAGTCGGAGGCCTGGCGGGGATGTTGGGTCTGGTTGCTTTTGCTCTGTTGATCCTTGCCTGCTCTTACAGGAAGCTTTCGAGCCGGTTGGAGGATAGAGAGGGAGGCGAGGGAGACTTAGAgagcggcggcggcggcgatgAGAAGGGTGACGGGTCGAATAAATCAGTGAAGGTGTTCGAGGAGAAGATTTTGGTTATTATGGCAGGGAATGAGAACCCAACTTTCTTGGCCACGCCGGTTTCCGTGTGCTCGAAAGCGGCTTCTTTCGGCGTCGCTGACGATTATGCCGACGAACAGGGGATGAGcaaagaagtaaaaaaggaGGAGAGCTCCGAGAAAGTGAAAGAAGAAATGGGGTCCCATGATCCCGAAGAACCCGAAAATATTCGAAACCAAGACGATGAAGCGGAGACTCAGCCGAGGCGATTACAAGAAGAACAAGTACAACATGAAAACCAGCGAGCTTAA
- the LOC103442514 gene encoding protein BOLA4, chloroplastic/mitochondrial-like has translation MAANSIMVRPYVLSASCAFTRALPSLLSQPRKTLLVFKSRGIRLLHHRAIGNENRSLMRLEYGGVRRFSPRASSVGNAGSIDSPLIESMKKKIKEELNAESVSVEDMNGDGRHVVIDVVSSSFEGQSAVNRQRMVYKAIWEELQNTVHAVDQMTTKTPDEVSGKK, from the coding sequence ATGGCGGCCAACTCAATCATGGTGCGTCCGTATGTGTTATCAGCCTCCTGCGCCTTTACTCGAGCTCTGCCATCCTTACTTTCTCAACCAAGGAAAACACTGTTGGTATTTAAGAGCCGGGGCATCAGATTGTTGCACCATAGAGCAATTGGCAATGAAAACAGGAGCCTTATGAGATTGGAATACGGTGGTGTGAGGAGATTCAGTCCTCGAGCTTCAAGCGTCGGAAATGCTGGCTCCATTGACTCCCCACTAATAGAATCCATGAAGAAAAAGATCAAGGAGGAGCTAAATGCGGAATCCGTTAGTGTAGAAGATATGAACGGGGATGGCCGGCATGTGGTCATTGATGTCGTCTCCTCGTCATTTGAGGGACAGTCGGCTGTAAATAGGCAGAGGATGGTGTACAAAGCCATATGGGAGGAGCTTCAGAACACAGTTCATGCAGTTGATCAGATGACTACCAAAACCCCGGATGAAGTTTCTGGTAAGAAGTGA